Proteins from a single region of Parambassis ranga chromosome 18, fParRan2.1, whole genome shotgun sequence:
- the tbc1d14 gene encoding TBC1 domain family member 14 isoform X2 has protein sequence MATPSLLLYIDRSLFARRVKDSRPVEQKDPGWKLFGKVPLREGPIKDPKKIQKEYETKSGRAGPGNPTSPRQSVRKNLDFEPLSTTALILEDRPANLPAKPAEEAQKHRQQYEEMVAQAKKRELKEAQKRKKQLEDRCKLEESIGSAAQTWNQEILPNWSTMCTSRRVRDLWWQGIPPSVRGRVWSLAVGNELNITHELYNICLSRAKEKWKTTAAPTTDTETEDIGSSDRESSLELIKLDISRTFPQLCIFQQGGPYHDVLHSILGAYTCYRPDVGYVQGMSFIAAVLILNLDTADAFIAFANLLNKPCQMAFFRVDHSLMLTYFAAFEVFFEENLPKLFAHFKTNNLTPDIYLIDWIFTLYSKSLPLDLACRVWDVFCRDSEEFLFRTALGLLRLYQDVLTCMDFIHMAQFLTRLPDLIPAEQLFQHIAAIHMTSRNRKWAQVLQALTEQKRSGARQPGAEALS, from the exons GAGCCTATTTGCGAGGAGGGTAAAAGACAGTCGGCCAGTGGAGCAGAAGGATCCTGGGTGGAAGCTGTTTGGCAAAGTCCCGCTGCGGGAAGGCCCCATCAAGGACCCTAAGAAAATACAAAAG gAATATGAAACAAAGAGTGGCAGAGCTGGACCTGGCAACCCAACATCTCCCAGGCAGAGTGTGAGGAAAAACCTGGACTTCGAGCCCCTCTCCACCACTGCGCTGATCCTCGAGGACAGACCTGc taatCTGCCTGCCAAGCCTGCAGAAGAGGCCCAgaagcacagacagcagtatGAGGAGATGGTGGCCCAGGCCAAGAAGAGAG agTTGAAAGAAGCTCAGAAGAGAAAGAAGCAGCTGGAGGATCGATGCAAACTTGAGGAGAGCATTGGTTCAGCAGCCCAGACCTGGAACCAAGAGATCTTACCAAACTGGAGTACAAT GTGTACTTCACGGCGAGTGAGGGACCTCTGGTGGCAAGGCATCCCCCCCAGTGTCAGAGGCAGAGTGTGGAGCCTGGCTGTGGGAAACGAGCTCAACATCACCCACG AGCTGTATAACATCTGTCTGTCCCGGGCTAAAGAGAAGTGGAAGACCACGGCAGCGCCTACCACAGATACTGAAACTGAAG ACATCGGTTCTTCAGACAGGGAGTCAAGTCTGGAGCTGATCAAGTTGGATATCTCCAGAACCTTCCCCCAACTGTGTATCTTCCAGCAG GGCGGGCCCTATCACGATGTGTTGCACAGCATTCTGGGAGCGTATACTTGTTATAGACCAGACGTTGGCTAT GTGCAGGGAATGTCGTTCATCGCAGCAGTGCTGATCCTGAACCTGGACACAGCCGATGCCTTCATAGCCTTTGCCAACCTGCTCAACAAGCCCTGTCAGATGGCCTTCTTCAGGGTCGACCACAGCCtt ATGTTGACTTACTTTGCGGCATTTGAAGTGTTCTTTGAAGAAAATCTACCAAAGCTCTTTGCACATTTCAAGACAAACAACTTGACCCCTGATATTTATTTGATCGACTG GATCTTCACCCTGTACAGTAAGTCGCTGCCGTTGGACCTGGCGTGCCGCGTGTGGGATGTGTTCTGCAGGGACAGTGAGGAGTTCCTGTTCCGCACGGCTCTAGGCCTGCTGCGCCTCTACCAGGACGTCCTCACCTGCATGGACTTCATTCACATGGCTCAGTTCCTCACCCGCCTGCCTGACCTGATCCCAGCTGAGCAGCTCTTCCAGCACATCGCCGCCATTCACATGACCAGCCGCAACAGGAAGTGGGCGCAG GTCCTGCAGGCGTTGACAGAACAGAAGAGATCGGGAGCAAGGCAGCCTGGTGCTGAAGCACTGAGCTGA
- the tbc1d14 gene encoding TBC1 domain family member 14 isoform X3, whose amino-acid sequence MEYETKSGRAGPGNPTSPRQSVRKNLDFEPLSTTALILEDRPANLPAKPAEEAQKHRQQYEEMVAQAKKRELKEAQKRKKQLEDRCKLEESIGSAAQTWNQEILPNWSTMCTSRRVRDLWWQGIPPSVRGRVWSLAVGNELNITHELYNICLSRAKEKWKTTAAPTTDTETEDIGSSDRESSLELIKLDISRTFPQLCIFQQGGPYHDVLHSILGAYTCYRPDVGYVQGMSFIAAVLILNLDTADAFIAFANLLNKPCQMAFFRVDHSLMLTYFAAFEVFFEENLPKLFAHFKTNNLTPDIYLIDWIFTLYSKSLPLDLACRVWDVFCRDSEEFLFRTALGLLRLYQDVLTCMDFIHMAQFLTRLPDLIPAEQLFQHIAAIHMTSRNRKWAQVLQALTEQKRSGARQPGAEALS is encoded by the exons ATG gAATATGAAACAAAGAGTGGCAGAGCTGGACCTGGCAACCCAACATCTCCCAGGCAGAGTGTGAGGAAAAACCTGGACTTCGAGCCCCTCTCCACCACTGCGCTGATCCTCGAGGACAGACCTGc taatCTGCCTGCCAAGCCTGCAGAAGAGGCCCAgaagcacagacagcagtatGAGGAGATGGTGGCCCAGGCCAAGAAGAGAG agTTGAAAGAAGCTCAGAAGAGAAAGAAGCAGCTGGAGGATCGATGCAAACTTGAGGAGAGCATTGGTTCAGCAGCCCAGACCTGGAACCAAGAGATCTTACCAAACTGGAGTACAAT GTGTACTTCACGGCGAGTGAGGGACCTCTGGTGGCAAGGCATCCCCCCCAGTGTCAGAGGCAGAGTGTGGAGCCTGGCTGTGGGAAACGAGCTCAACATCACCCACG AGCTGTATAACATCTGTCTGTCCCGGGCTAAAGAGAAGTGGAAGACCACGGCAGCGCCTACCACAGATACTGAAACTGAAG ACATCGGTTCTTCAGACAGGGAGTCAAGTCTGGAGCTGATCAAGTTGGATATCTCCAGAACCTTCCCCCAACTGTGTATCTTCCAGCAG GGCGGGCCCTATCACGATGTGTTGCACAGCATTCTGGGAGCGTATACTTGTTATAGACCAGACGTTGGCTAT GTGCAGGGAATGTCGTTCATCGCAGCAGTGCTGATCCTGAACCTGGACACAGCCGATGCCTTCATAGCCTTTGCCAACCTGCTCAACAAGCCCTGTCAGATGGCCTTCTTCAGGGTCGACCACAGCCtt ATGTTGACTTACTTTGCGGCATTTGAAGTGTTCTTTGAAGAAAATCTACCAAAGCTCTTTGCACATTTCAAGACAAACAACTTGACCCCTGATATTTATTTGATCGACTG GATCTTCACCCTGTACAGTAAGTCGCTGCCGTTGGACCTGGCGTGCCGCGTGTGGGATGTGTTCTGCAGGGACAGTGAGGAGTTCCTGTTCCGCACGGCTCTAGGCCTGCTGCGCCTCTACCAGGACGTCCTCACCTGCATGGACTTCATTCACATGGCTCAGTTCCTCACCCGCCTGCCTGACCTGATCCCAGCTGAGCAGCTCTTCCAGCACATCGCCGCCATTCACATGACCAGCCGCAACAGGAAGTGGGCGCAG GTCCTGCAGGCGTTGACAGAACAGAAGAGATCGGGAGCAAGGCAGCCTGGTGCTGAAGCACTGAGCTGA
- the LOC114450959 gene encoding C-C motif chemokine 5-like, protein MRSAQILLLCILGAALLSTVFCNSAIGPDECCFIYYKRKIAPKLVSSYSMTDSACPKTAAIFVTKRSRQVCVDPSQGWVKNVMRILDDSSF, encoded by the exons ATGAGGAGCGCTCAgatcctgctgctctgcatcctgGGAGCTGCCCTGCTGTCCACAGTGTTCTGCAATA GTGCAATCGGTCCTGATGAGTGCTGTTTCATATACTATAAAAGAAAGATTGCCCCAAAACTCGTCAGCTCATATTCCATGACTGATAGTGCCTGCCCCAAGACTGCAGCCAT CTTTGTTACCAAGAGGTCTAGGCAGGTCTGTGTGGATCCCAGCCAGGGCTGGGTTAAGAACGTCATGAGGATTCTGGATGATAGCTCCTTCTAA